The Aureispira anguillae DNA window GGGCTTCAAAATGAAAACATTTACGTTTCTTCATTCAAAGATCAAGAATGGCAAATGGCTACGCCTGTCAAAGGGTTAAATACAGATACCAAAAATGAAGGTCTATTAGGAATTTCTCCTGATAAACAACAGATTATTATTTTTGAAGGAAATGTCCGAAATGGCGATATGAGAATATCTACTCGTACATCCAAAGGATGGTCATCTCCTGTTCCCCTTCCCAATACGATAAATACTTCTTCGTGGGATGCTGACGGAATGATTTCAAGCGATGGCAATGCTTTATTATATGTATCTGAACGAACTGATGTTTTGGACTTAAAACAGGAAGGTGACATCAAAGGCTTCCATGGATCAAATACAGGAAATCGAGACATTTTTGTCTCTCTCAAAAATGAAAAAGGAGAATGGCAAGAGCCAATTAATTTGGGAGATGCCATTAATACCCCCTTTGCTGAACGTACTCCATTTTTGCACCCAGATATGAAAACACTATATTTTAGTTCGGATGGGCATGGTGGTTTGGGGCATTTAGATGTCTATAAAACAACTAGGTTAGATGATTCTTGGAAAAATTGGAGTACACCTATTAATCTTGGAAAATCAATTAACACAACCCAAAATGACTGGGGATATCGAGTTAGCACGGATGGAAAAACGGCTTACTTCGCAACTTCTAATCACGATGGGGATGACGATATATATTATGTAGAGCTTCCTCCTATTTATCAACCAGAAATTGTTTCTGTTGTAAGTGGAAAAATAATTGCGCTTGATGGCCAGCCTATTGATGCAGAAATTGTTTGGGAAGAAATAGAGACAGGAAAGGAAATGGGGCGTTTAAAAAATAATGCCACATCTGGAGATTTTTTCATTGCTTTGCCAAATGGCAAACGATATGGTTATTTTATTGAAAAAGAAGGTTATTTTCCTAGGTCAAATTATATCGACCTCAGCAATAAGTCAGAAAAAACCACCATCAACGACCAATTGCAATTAATCAAGATTGATGAAATGATTGACAATCACATTTCTTTGTCTATTAACAACTTATTTTTTAAAAATAACCAATTTGAGTTGGCTCCTGCTTCTTATCCAGCATTAAATCGATTAGCTCAAATCATTAAAAAAGACCATTTAACAACTGATATTCTAGGATATACAGACAATCAAGGAATTCCTAAAGATCAAGTAGAATTAACACAAAATAGAGCGAATGCAATCAAGGATTATCTAATTTCCAAGGGATGCAAACACCATAAAATAACAACTAAAGGGTTAGGCTCTATCCATCCTATAGGTGACAATCAAACTCCAGAAGGAAGAATACTTAACAATAGAATAGAAGTTCAATTTAGCCGATAACTACTATTTTAAAATTTGTCTAGGGATTTTCAACAAAAATTCCTGGGCATCTATTTATGGGGAGAGTGAGTTTTTATTACATAAAGTTGTTTAAAAATAGGATTGATTTTCATGCATACAATAGTCAAAAACCAGGTCTATGTTCCCTATTTTGGCCAAAATCTACCTTTTTTTAGTTGCTCAAAATAAGAAATCAACTTCTTTGTTTAGGACAAAGAAGTTGATTTTTAGTAGACTATTTATATAGTAAAACGTAGTTTTTCTTCGAGTATAGAAGGCAACTTAGGTAATTTAGCTCTTGGAATTAAATAAGTTGTTATTCTTGTAACATCTCCAAAAATGTGATGTTTTTCCATCGCTCCTTTTAGATAATTAGCTCCTGAAGAACCACCTGTCCCTACACGCATGCCAATCATTCTTCGAACCATACTCATGTGTCTATATCTCCAATTTGCCATCAATTCATCAATTTCAAGCCACTTGCTTAACAATTGATAGGGCATTTGCATTAGTGGATAATCTCTATATAAGGTAATAAATAATGCAGCTTGTAAAGAAGCTGGACTCAATCGGGTTGTTTTTTCTCCTTTGCCTAAAAGTAAATTGTCAAAATCTGCCATACTAATCGCCGCTAATTCAGCACTTAGCAAACCAGATTCGAAAGTATGTCTATAACTTGCCCAAAATGGATGCACCTCAGGATCAGCATCTTTTGGTGTTTCAAAATCCGTCCAATACTCTGCTCCCCAAATTGGGATTCGTTCCAACCACTGTTCTAACAATTGAATCAAACTTCTTTCTCCTTCCAACTCTTGAATTCCTGAAACATGTTCTGGTCTTAATTGGTGTTCATAGTAACGTTTTTCATGACGATTTTGCATCTTCAAGCCCAATTTAGTTTCTAGTTTTCTAAACTGTACACTTTGAAATCCAGAAGCAGGAGCCAATAAGTCTCTAAAGTCTAAAAAATCCATTGGGGTCATCGTCTCCAAAACATCAATTTGAGCAACCAACAACTTCCATATTTCTACAATACGATTAGTTCGATGTACTGCGATCTGTAATGATGCCGAATTATCATTAATCGTTTCAGATTGAAATATATTAATAATAGAATCTAGCTCATGCATAATTTGTTTAAACCACAATTCATAAGCTTGATGTATTATAATAAATAACATTTCATCGTGCGCATCAACTCCTCTAGCCTCACTTTCAGGAAACTGTGCATCAAGTACTTTGTCTAACCCTAAATAATCCCCATAATACTGTTCTTTTTGGGTATAACTATTTTTCATCGTAATATTATGTTTTTGCAGATTTTGTGAATACTCAAAATTACACGAAAAAAACAAAGGTACCCTATTTTATCTTTAATTGTTAGAATTATTTTTTTTTTAGCTAATGAGCAATTTCACCAAAACAATTAAATCTCTAGAAATCAATCAATTACATATATATTGTCAAAAATTTAACATAAACTTAAATTATTAATGCTATAACACTTGTTTATATTGACATATTTTCATAAGTTTGAGTATCAAAAAATAAAAACAGTTCAAATCATGCTAATAATCAATAGAATAGAGCTTACTTATGATGGTCGCAACATCTAAGTATTAAAATACATTTTTTAGGGATTCTTACATCGGTCCTTTCTACTGTGGGGGTAGAAAGGACTATTTTATTTAGATTGTTTTGATTCTTGATCTCTCCTTTTCTACGTTTTTTGTGATAGTTAATAATTTTCAAACTATCACAAAAAACGGACTTGCTGTATTTGTTTTAATACCTTAATTTAAAAGAAAAAGAAAAACAACATTTCTTTTTTAGTTGTTTTTATTCTTTTATTCTTGTTTTATATGTTTTCAGCCCTTGTAACTTATTGATTATTAGGTTAATATAGTTTTTAATATCACAAAAAGCGGACTAATTATCACAAAAAGCGGATTAACTATCACAGAAAACGGGCTTAATATCACAAAAAGCGGATTAACTATCACAGAAAACGGCTCAGTATCACAAAAAACGGATTTTATAAAAAAAAAAAAGTTCTTGACATAAAAAAAACTTTTTGTTGATCAACTTAAACACATCAAAGTCTTTTTATTAAGTAAAAGTAACTAAAACGGCTAAAGTGTAGGTAATATAGGCTATTCAAAGGAATATAAGGGGCAGATAAGTACTTGTATTATCACAAAAAACGGATTGATATAGATTAACTATCACAAAAAGCGGATGTTAGAAGTACCGAAATGGTAGTAACATATTGAATAATATAGTATTTTAAAAATATTTTATTATTAAAAAGCAAGCAGTTCACTAACTATCACAAAAAACGGATTGATATAGATTAACTATCACAAAAAGCGGAAACTATCACAATAAAAAAGAATTGTGATAGTTAAAAAAAAACCTTATGTTTGTAGTTCCTAAAAAGCCTAATTCTTATAATAATACAGAATTAATATGAACGAACAGCCTCCTAAAGCGCTCGTAACCAAATCTAATAATCTTGTAGAAGCTCGATATCATTTTTCGATATGGGAAACTCGTGTATTTACAAAATTAGTTAGTTTGATCCAACCAGGGGATGAAGATTTTAAAAAATACAAGCTTCAAATTAGAGATCTAGTTAGTTTTTTTGGAGTAAACGATAATGATGCCTATGCTAAAATAAAGGCAGTTCCTGATAATCTACTCAAAAAAGTTGTAACTATTCCCTACACAGAAAATGGAGAGGAACGATTTCTGAAGACAGGTTTAATTGCTCAAGCATCTATTCCAAAGAAAAAAGAAGGGTATATCGAACTGTCTTTTCACCCTGATTTAAAACCATATTTGCTACAATTAAAGCGAACTTTTTTATCCTATGATATTCGAAATGTTTTAAAAATATCAAGTGTTTATTCTATAAGAATTTACGAATTATTAAAACAATATGAGAAAATAGGATATCGAGAATTTGATATAGATACGCTCAAGGTCATATTAGGAGTTAGTGACAAATATAAACTATACGGACATTTTAAGAGTCGAATTATTCTTAAAGCCCAAGAAGATTTGAAGCTAAATACAGACATTTGTTTTAATTTTACAGAAATTAAAAGAGGGCGAAAGGTTATTGCTATTTTATTTGAAATTAGAACCAATAAGAATATTGAGATTGCAGAAAAAAGTAAAGAACCTAAGACTAAATCCCAACTTCAATTAGGAATAGAAGAACATTTATTGGCTTGGGGCGTTAGCCAAACGAGTTTAAAGAGTTATATCAAAAACTATAGTTTGGACTATCTAAAAGAGCGTATTCAATATATTTTAAACCAACAAGAGTTAAAGGCTAAACGGGGAGAAAAAATAGAAAATTTAGCAGCTTATTTCAATTTTTTAGTAGGCAAAAAGGACGTTGTAGATTATGTAGAACAGGAGAAAAAGGCTAAAAAGACAAGAACGATCAACGCAAAAAATACAGCGAAGCAAAAGAAGGTCTTAAAAGATGAAATTGTTCAACTAAAACGAGACTTAGAGGCAAAGGAACAAGCCTTTATTCATGCTTTATTTGATGATGATCTTAGTTTCAAAACCAAGGTTATGGAACAAGTTCGAACCAATTCGCCACTATTCTATGCAGATCGCTCAAAATCTAATGAAGATTATTTCAAAGATAATCCTTTGTTTAGAGCAGCTGTATTTACCATTGTAAAGCAATTAAATAAAAAAGAGTTTGCAACCATCAGAAAAGCGTTTACTCCCCAAATAAAGGCATTAGAGCAACAATTGAGAGCCTTATAATTCTTTTCTTAAAAATAGCCTGCTACCTAACATAAAAATAGGGCAAACTTCATAGAAGTTTGCCCTATTGATTTTAAATTATTAATCGAACTACTTATTTAGCAATCATAAATTGTTCTATCTGAATTACTTGATTATTTTCTCCTTTTAGAAGCACCAAATAAGTATTGTTGCTCCAATTCTTGGTCGATATTTCCAAACTACCAGTTCCATCTAAATTTTCTTTTGTCAGCAAGGTTTTCCCTTTTACATCTAGAATAGATAGACTCACTTCTTTTTTGGTTGTTTGATATTTTATCTGAACCAATGATGAGGTTGAATTTGGGCTAACGATTAAATTCGAGTTAGCAGCCTTTGATTGTGGTTGTATAGGACTGACTGGAGTCGTACAACCTCCTAAAGTAAAGGCTGTCGCACAATTAGCTCTACAACCATTGGCATCTTCTACATTGACAATGTACTGTCCTGCATTTAAACCAGTAAATGCACCTGATGCATTAGAATAAGTAGTTGAAGTTGTAAAATTGGCCAAATCAACGGAATAAGGACTTGTTCCACCAGATACATTTAGATTTACAGTACCATCGTTTCCAGCACAAGTTTCATCCGTTGATGTATCTATAGAGACAAGGATTGGAGCTGGACTAGTAACAATAGCTGTTGCTGTTGAAATACAACCATTGGCATCGGTAACCGTAACGCTATAGCTACCAGCACATAAGTTATTTAACATAGCAGAAGTAGCACCATTACTCCAAAGGTAGGAATAAGGAGCAGAACCACCAGTATTGGTCACACTAACTGTTCCATCGCAAGTTTCTGCACAAGTAGTATTGGTCGCTATTGCAGCAGCACTACAACAAACAGTAGCATTAATCACAACAGTAGTATCAACAGAACATCCATTAGCATCCGTAATGGTAAGTGTAAGTGTATCAGGACAAAGCCCTTGAAGGCTGTCGCTAGAACTACCATTACTCCAGTTATAACTATAAGGAGCTGTACCTCCACTAACTGTTGCGACAGCTGTACCATCACAGAAGGTCGTATCAATACAGTTTAAATCACCATTAAAGTCGCCATGTCCGACTAGAGAACCATTAGAGGTATAATCAAACCAACAAGAGAAACCATAGTCTGTATCTTTACTGTTAGCAGCAATTCCTACTTGCAATCCAAAGGTATAATTGGAAGGTTTATGGGTAAGGTTGAG harbors:
- a CDS encoding replication initiation protein, which translates into the protein MNEQPPKALVTKSNNLVEARYHFSIWETRVFTKLVSLIQPGDEDFKKYKLQIRDLVSFFGVNDNDAYAKIKAVPDNLLKKVVTIPYTENGEERFLKTGLIAQASIPKKKEGYIELSFHPDLKPYLLQLKRTFLSYDIRNVLKISSVYSIRIYELLKQYEKIGYREFDIDTLKVILGVSDKYKLYGHFKSRIILKAQEDLKLNTDICFNFTEIKRGRKVIAILFEIRTNKNIEIAEKSKEPKTKSQLQLGIEEHLLAWGVSQTSLKSYIKNYSLDYLKERIQYILNQQELKAKRGEKIENLAAYFNFLVGKKDVVDYVEQEKKAKKTRTINAKNTAKQKKVLKDEIVQLKRDLEAKEQAFIHALFDDDLSFKTKVMEQVRTNSPLFYADRSKSNEDYFKDNPLFRAAVFTIVKQLNKKEFATIRKAFTPQIKALEQQLRAL
- a CDS encoding tryptophan 2,3-dioxygenase, with translation MKNSYTQKEQYYGDYLGLDKVLDAQFPESEARGVDAHDEMLFIIIHQAYELWFKQIMHELDSIINIFQSETINDNSASLQIAVHRTNRIVEIWKLLVAQIDVLETMTPMDFLDFRDLLAPASGFQSVQFRKLETKLGLKMQNRHEKRYYEHQLRPEHVSGIQELEGERSLIQLLEQWLERIPIWGAEYWTDFETPKDADPEVHPFWASYRHTFESGLLSAELAAISMADFDNLLLGKGEKTTRLSPASLQAALFITLYRDYPLMQMPYQLLSKWLEIDELMANWRYRHMSMVRRMIGMRVGTGGSSGANYLKGAMEKHHIFGDVTRITTYLIPRAKLPKLPSILEEKLRFTI